In Tropicibacter oceani, the sequence CGCGCGGCGGCCTGTTGCAACTGATCGCCAATCTGGCGGAGTTCGCCGCTACTTTGATTAGCCAAACCCTAAGGTGCGGTAAGCCAGACACTGCTTTTCTCTCGAATGCAAAGATGAAACTCTGAGGGCAGCGAAACATAACCGCAGCCGCACCGCGTGTGATCTGTTCACGCTGTGAAATGTCAGGGGTATGCATTGTCGACTGAAAAGACGGACACGTTGGTCGTGGGGGCTGGACAGGCGGGGATCGCCCTGAGCGAGCATTTGAAATCGCACGGCATTCCCCACATCGTCGTCGAAAAGAACCGCATCGCCGAGGCGTGGCGGAGCGGGCGGTGGGACTCGCTTGTGGCGAACGGACCGGCCTGGCATGACCGCTTTCCCAACATGGAATTCGACGGCTGCGACCCGGATGGCTTTCCCGGCAAGGACACCGTCGCCACCTATCTGGAAAACTATGCGCGCATGATCGACGCGCCGATCCGCACCGGGGTCGAGGTGTTCAGCGCCGAGCGCAACCAGGGCCGCCCGGGGTTCACTGTTGAAACCTCGGAAGGCCGGATCGAGGCCTTGAACGTGGTCGCAGCGACCGGCGCGTTTCAGCATCCGGTGACCCCGCCGATGGTACCGGAAACCGAAGGTATCACGCAGCTGCATTCGTTCCACTACAAGTCCCCGGACCAACTGCCCGACGGCGGTGTTCTGGTGGTGGGCGCCGGGTCCTCTGGCGCGCAGATTGCGGATGAACTGAACCGCGCGGGGCGCAAGGTCCATCTGTCGGTGGGCCCGCACGAACGCCCGCCGCGCGCCTATCGCGGGCGCGATTTCTGCTGGTGGCTGGGGGTTCTGGGCCTGTGGGACCTGGCAGCGGCCGCGCCCGGCAAGGAACATGTGACGATTTCGGTCAGCGGCGCCTATGGCGGCCAGACCATGGATTTCCGCCGCCTCGCGCAAGAGGGTGTGACGCTGCTGGGCCTGACCGAGACCTGCACCGGGGGCGTCGCCCGCTTTCGCGACGATCTGCGGGACAACATCGCGGCGGGGGATGCCAGCTATCTGGGGATGCTGGACCTTGCCGACGCCCATGTGGCGCGCAACGGGCTGGACCTGCCCCCCGAAACCGAAGCCCGCACAATGCTGCCCGACCCGCAGTGCGTCACCCATCCGATCCGCGAACTGGACCTGAGCAAGGCCGGCATCCGCACCATCATATGGGCCACCGGCTTTCGCCAGGATTTCAGCTGGATGAAGGTCGATGCCTTTGATGAAAACGGCAGACCGCGGCACCAGCGCGGCGTGTCATCGGAACCGGGGATCTATTTCCTTGGCCTTCCCTGGCAATCGCGGCGGGGCTCGACCTTTATCTGGGGTGTCTGGCATGATGCCAAATACGTGGCCGAACAGATCGCGATTCAAGCCAGGTACAGGGCCTATCGCGGCCCGTCCGAGCATGAAAAAGCCGCCGCCGAGTGACAGGAGAAAACACCATGGCCAAGGATCATATCGACCCGGTCGGAGAGCTGCGCCAGAACACCGCGCAACCGTTCGAGACGGCGCGCGCGATGCCGCCGTCGGTCTACACCTCGGACGCCTTTCTGCAAGAAGAGCTGGCGCACATCTTCTCCAAGGATTGGTTCTGTGTCGGGCGGGCCGACAGCCTTGCCAAGCCGGGCGACTACACGACCTGCGATCTGGCAGGCCAGCCGATCATCGTCATTCGCGACCGCGACGGCGCCTTGCGGGCCATGTCCAACGTCTGCCTGCACCGGATGTCGACCTTGTTGCAGGGCCGCGGCAACACCCGCGCCATCGTTTGCCCCTATCACGCCTGGACCTACAACCTGGATGGGTCGCTGCGCGGT encodes:
- a CDS encoding flavin-containing monooxygenase is translated as MSTEKTDTLVVGAGQAGIALSEHLKSHGIPHIVVEKNRIAEAWRSGRWDSLVANGPAWHDRFPNMEFDGCDPDGFPGKDTVATYLENYARMIDAPIRTGVEVFSAERNQGRPGFTVETSEGRIEALNVVAATGAFQHPVTPPMVPETEGITQLHSFHYKSPDQLPDGGVLVVGAGSSGAQIADELNRAGRKVHLSVGPHERPPRAYRGRDFCWWLGVLGLWDLAAAAPGKEHVTISVSGAYGGQTMDFRRLAQEGVTLLGLTETCTGGVARFRDDLRDNIAAGDASYLGMLDLADAHVARNGLDLPPETEARTMLPDPQCVTHPIRELDLSKAGIRTIIWATGFRQDFSWMKVDAFDENGRPRHQRGVSSEPGIYFLGLPWQSRRGSTFIWGVWHDAKYVAEQIAIQARYRAYRGPSEHEKAAAE